The following are encoded in a window of Gymnogyps californianus isolate 813 chromosome 21, ASM1813914v2, whole genome shotgun sequence genomic DNA:
- the CASP9 gene encoding caspase-9 has protein sequence MEEAQRRALRRGRARLVAALRVAPLWDPLEERGLFTRPMVEELQSAGSRGEQARQLVIDLETRGKQAFPVFLSILRDTGQGDLADMLLEERARPPAPPQLRPVELDLGGEKRNKSATFPERLSVPVQAESERPRTPPAPAPGSAIDKRNRDLVYELKADPCGRCLILNNVNFSRDSGLSTRDGSDVDCEKLEKRFEALRFDVLARRDLTAQAMVRELQKLARRDHGASDCCVVVILSHGCQTSHIQFPGGVYGTDGKPIPIEKIVNYFDGSNCPSLRGKPKLFFIQACGGEQRDRGFLVDRDSPGDEAPGGPLESDATPFQAPSGNVDEPDAVASLPTPGDILVSYSTFPGFVSWREASSGSWYVETLDGVLERYARSEDLLSMLLRVANAVSARGRYKQIPGCFNFLRKKFFFACK, from the exons ATGGAGGAGGCGCAGCGGCGGGCCCTgcggcgcgggcgggcgcggcTGGTGGCGGCGCTGCGGGTGGCGCCGCTCTGGGACCCGCTGGAGGAGCGCGGCCTCTTCACCCGGCCCATGGTCGAGGAGCTGCAG agcGCCGGCAGCCGAGGAGAGCAAGCCCGGCAGCTGGTCATCGACCTGGAGACTCGAGGGAAACAGGCTTTTCCCGTATTCCTCTCGATCCTGCGGGACACCGGGCAGGGCGACCTCGCGGACATGCTGCTCGAGGAACGTGCCCGCCCGCCGGCGCCGCCGCAGCTGAGGCCCGTCGAGCTGGACTTGGGTGGGGAGAAGCGAAATAAAA GTGCGACCTTCCCTGAACGTTTGTCCGTCCCCGTCCAGGCCGAGAGCGAAAGACCTCGAACGCCTCCCGCGCCAGCCCCGG GTTCGGCCATCGACAAGAGGAACCGCGATCTG GTTTACGAGCTGAAAGCGGACCCGTGCGGACGCTGCCTGATCCTCAACAATGTCAACTTCAGCAGAGACTCGGGTCTGTCGACGCGAGACGGCTCCGACGTGGACTGCGAGAAGCTGGAGAAGCGCTTCGAGGCCTTGCGCTTCGACGTCCTCGCTCGGCGGGATCTGACGGCTCAG GCAATGGTTCGGGAGCTGCAGAAGCTGGCGCGGCGGGACCACGGCGCCTCGGACTGCTGCGTCGTGGTCATCCTTTCCCACGGTTGCCAG ACGAGCCATATTCAGTTTCCCGGAGGCGTTTACGGAACGGACGGAAAACCCATTCCAATAGAAAAGATTGTGAACTATTTCGACGGGTCCAATTGCCCGAGCTTGAGAGGAAAACCCAAACTCTTCTTCATCCAGGCCTGCGGCGGAG AACAAAGAGATCGAGGCTTTCTAGTGGATCGCGACTCACCCGGAGACGAAGCCCCCGGAGGTCCTTTGGAGTCGGACGCGACTCCTTTTCAGGCTCCGTCGGGTAACGTGGACGAGCCGGACGCCGTAGCCAGCTTGCCCACGCCCGGCGACATCTTGGTCTCCTACTCAACTTTTCCAG GTTTTGTCTCCTGGCGGGAGGCGTCGAGCGGCTCGTGGTACGTGGAAACGCTGGACGGCGTGCTGGAGCGCTACGCCCGTTCGGAAGACCTGCTGAGCATGTTACTGCGG GTGGCAAACGCCGTCTCTGCCAGGGGGAGGTACAAGCAGATCCCGGGCTGTTTCAACTTTCTCCGTAAAAAATTCTTCTTCGCGTGCAAATGA
- the DNAJC16 gene encoding dnaJ homolog subfamily C member 16, which produces MELGRAGLAWAAALLLAALGAAAAGDFDPYRVLGVGRSSSQADIKKAYKRLAREWHPDKNKDPGAEDKFIQISKAYEILSNEEKRANFDRYGDAGESQGYSQHQHRQFHHFHDGFYFDESFFHFPFNSERRDTSDEKYLLHFSHYVNEIVPDSFKKPYLIKITSDWCFSCIHIEPVWKEVARELEALGVGIGVVHAGYERRLAHHLGAHSTPSLLGLINGKITFFHNAVVRENLRQFVENLLPGNLVEKITDKNYVRFLSNWKKENKPHVLLFDHMPVVPLLYKLTAFAYRDYLSFGYVYVGLRGTEELSSQYNINVYTPTVMIFKEHIDRPADVVQARDMKKQLIDDFLSQNKFLMAARLTNQRLFQELCPVKKSHRQRKHCVVLLTGEGEKFAEAYEAFLTFAVANTKDTLKFVHVYNDRQPEFADALLMDEEKYRGKSAVVVLERRNNAGKIAYKTLEEAWQGSKEDNFILLDLLDQLRTDPSLLSSETVLVDLNDELAPMFLIRWLYSLLDYISDCWDSLFHSNWREMMPLLSLLFSALFILFGTVIVQAFSDSSDPRDSPPSEKEETAAKTEKNDASFSKESNSRIPKKGFVEVTELTDINYNSNLVHLRPGHMNVVLILSNSTKTLLLQKFALEVYTFTGSSSLHFSFLSLDKHREWLEYLLEFAQDAAPIPNQYDKHFLERDYTGYVLALNGHKKYFCLFKPHRSGDEGGTLGSCEDYDSSLHAEARGKSSCSPGSRSIKNKLHKLSFWMERLLEGSLQRFYIPSWPALD; this is translated from the exons ATGGAGCTGGGGCGGGCGGGCCTGGCTTGGGCCGCGGCCCTGCTGCTGGCGGCGCTgggagccgcggcggcgggcgatTTCGACCCGTACCGCGTCCTGGGGGTCGGCCGGAGCTCCAGCCAGGCCGACATCAAGAAGGCCTACAAGCGGCTCGCCCGGGAATG GCACCCTGACAAAAACAAGGACCCGGGAGCAGAAGACAAATTCATCCAGATTAGCAAGGCCTACGAG ATTCTCTCCAACGAGGAAAAGAGGGCGAACTTCGATCGCTACGGAGATGCCGGGGAAAGCCAGGGCTACTCTCAGCACCAGCATCGCCAGTTCCACCACTTCCACGACGGCTTCTATTTTGACGAGTCCTTCTTCCACTTCCCCTTTAATTCGGAGAGGCGCGACACCTCCGACGAGAAGTATTTGCTCCACTTTTCCCACTACGTCAACGAAATCGTGCCGGATAGTTTCAAGAAACCTTACCTCATTAAAATCACCTCGGACTGGTGCTTCAGCTGCATCCACATCGAGCCCGTGTGGAAGGAAGTCGCTCGGGAACTGGAGGCGCTGG GAGTGGGAATCGGAGTCGTTCACGCCGGGTACGAAAGGCGCCTCGCCCATCACCTAGGCGCGCACAGCACACCGTCCCTCCTCGGGCTCATTAACGGGAAAATAACCTTCTTCCACAACGCCGTCGTTCGAGAAAACCTGCGGCAATTCGTGGAGAACCTCCTGCCGGGGAATCTCGTAGAAAAG ATTACAGATAAAAACTACGTCCGCTTTCTCTCcaactggaagaaagaaaacaagcccCACGTCCTTCTATTCGATCATATGCCAGTTGTGCCGTTATTATACAAG CTGACCGCCTTTGCGTACCGCGACTACTTGTCCTTTGGTTACGTGTACGTCGGACTCCGAGGCACCGAAGAGTTGTCCAGTCAGTACAACATCAACGTCTACACTCCCACCGTGATGATCTTCAAGGAGCACATCGACAGGCCCGCCGACGTCGTGCAG GCACGAGATATGAAGAAGCAGCTCATCGACGACTTCCTTTCCCAGAATAAGTTCCTCATGGCGGCCAGACTCACCAACCAGCGGCTGTTCCAGGAGCTGTGTCCCGTCAAGAAGTCTCACCGCCAGCGAAA GCACTGCGTGGTCTTGCTTACCGGAGAAGGCGAGAAGTTTGCTGAGGCTTACGAGGCATTTCTGACGTTTGCCGTGGCCAACACAAAAGACACGCTGAAGTTCGTGCACGTCTACAACGACCGGCAGCCGGAGTTTGCGGACGCCTTGCTGATGGACGAGGAGAAGTATCGGGGAAAATCAGCT GTGGTCGTTCTGGAGAGACGCAATAACGCGGGGAAGATCGCCTATAAAACCTTGGAGGAAGCCTGGCAAGGCAGCAAAGAGGACAACTTCATCCTCCTGGATCTTCTGGACCAGCTGAGGACGGACCCCAGCCTCCTCTCTTCAGAGACCGTCCTGGTGGACTTGAACGACGAACTCGCTCCC ATGTTCCTTATCCGATGGCTCTACTCCCTGCTGGACTATATCTCGGACTGCTGGGACAGCTTGTTTCACAGTAACTG GCGAGAAATGATGCCGCTGCTGTCCTTGCTCTTCTCTGCGCTCTTCATTCTCTTTGGCACCGTTATCGTTCAGGCTTTTAG CGATTCGAGCGATCCAAGGGACTCTCCTCCctctgagaaagaagaaaccGCCGCAAAGACCGAGAAGAACGACGCGAGCTTCAGCAAAGAGAGTAACAG CAGGATTCCCAAAAAGGGCTTCGTCGAGGTGACCGAGCTAACGGACATCAACTACAACAGTAACTTGGTACACCTGAGGCCGGGCCACATGAACGTGGTCTTGATCCTGTCCAACTCGACCAaaaccctcctcctccagaaGTTCGCCCTGGAAGTCTACACGTTCACAGG gagcagctctcttcatttctccttcctcagccTGGACAAGCACCGAGAATGGCTGGAGTACCTGTTAGAGTTCGCGCAGGACGCGGCCCCCATCCCAAACCAGTACGACAAGCATTTCCTCGAGCGCGACTACACGGGCTACGTCCTGGCTCTGAACGGCCACAAGAAATACTTCTGCCTCTTTAAGCCGCACAGATCGGGGGATGAGGGGGGAACCCTGGGATCGTGCGAGGATTACGATTCCTCGCTACACGCGGAAGCCAGAGGGAAATCCTCCTGCAGCCCGGGCTCTAgatccattaaaaacaaattacacaAATTGTCCTTTTGGATGGAACGCCTCCTAGAGGGTTCCTTACAGAGGTTCTATATCCCCTCGTGGCCCGCGCTAGACTGA